Proteins from a single region of Parasedimentitalea psychrophila:
- the merA gene encoding mercury(II) reductase, translated as MEGNSMNECCEDGSGSYDLIVIGAGSAGFSASITAANAGKRVALVGHGTIGGTCVNVGCVPSKAMIRVAEAVHGGASAARFPGITPCKHSVDWSAVVAAKDGLVDALRQKKYSDLLPSYQGIDYIEQGAAQLAEGGVQVGDRLIRAERIVVATGSHSMTPAIQGIEDVPVLDSTSLLELPEKPKSLIFIGGGYVGVELAQLMARLGVEVTLVTRSRLLPEAEPEVSQALADAFAAEGITVLDGLSYHAVSGNAGSVTLSIERRGEIVEITAEKLVVAAGRRANTKDMRLPEAGVTLDPRGAIVIGEDMQTSAPGIYAAGDVTNRDQFVYMAAYGAKLAAQNAVLEGTGRYENAAMPWVVFSDPQVAGVGLNEGAAKEAGFDVKTSIVPLDQVPRALAARDTRGLIKLVADRKTDRLLGGQIMAPEGSDSIQTLAMALKFGMTTKALGETLFPYLTTVEGLKLAAQTFDMDVAKLSCCAG; from the coding sequence ATGGAAGGTAACAGTATGAATGAGTGTTGCGAGGACGGCAGCGGCAGCTACGATCTGATCGTGATCGGTGCAGGATCGGCCGGGTTCTCGGCTTCGATTACCGCAGCCAATGCTGGCAAACGTGTGGCCCTTGTTGGTCATGGCACCATTGGAGGCACCTGTGTCAACGTCGGCTGCGTGCCATCCAAGGCGATGATCCGCGTCGCCGAAGCGGTGCACGGCGGCGCCTCGGCTGCCCGGTTCCCCGGCATCACCCCCTGCAAGCACAGTGTCGACTGGTCAGCCGTTGTGGCCGCCAAGGATGGCTTGGTGGATGCGCTGCGGCAAAAGAAATACTCTGACCTGCTGCCGTCATACCAAGGTATCGACTACATCGAACAGGGCGCGGCGCAGCTGGCCGAAGGCGGCGTTCAAGTTGGCGACCGGCTGATCAGGGCGGAGCGGATTGTGGTCGCCACCGGCAGCCATTCGATGACCCCTGCGATCCAGGGCATTGAAGATGTGCCCGTGCTCGACAGCACCTCTCTGCTGGAGCTGCCTGAGAAACCAAAAAGCCTAATTTTTATCGGTGGCGGCTACGTCGGGGTTGAACTGGCGCAGCTGATGGCCCGGCTTGGGGTCGAGGTGACGCTGGTCACCCGCTCACGCCTGTTGCCTGAGGCCGAACCGGAAGTCTCACAGGCGCTGGCTGATGCCTTTGCAGCCGAAGGCATAACCGTTCTGGACGGCCTGTCTTACCACGCGGTTTCGGGCAATGCCGGATCTGTCACCCTCAGCATTGAACGGCGGGGCGAAATTGTTGAAATCACCGCCGAAAAGCTGGTGGTGGCCGCTGGTCGGCGGGCCAATACCAAAGACATGCGGCTGCCAGAGGCAGGGGTCACGCTGGACCCGCGCGGCGCAATTGTCATTGGCGAGGACATGCAAACCTCGGCCCCCGGCATCTATGCCGCTGGCGATGTCACCAACCGGGATCAGTTTGTCTATATGGCCGCATATGGTGCCAAGCTGGCCGCACAGAACGCGGTACTGGAGGGCACCGGACGCTATGAAAACGCCGCAATGCCCTGGGTGGTGTTCAGCGACCCGCAGGTCGCCGGGGTTGGGCTCAACGAGGGGGCGGCAAAAGAGGCGGGCTTTGACGTCAAAACCTCGATTGTGCCACTGGATCAGGTGCCGCGCGCCTTGGCCGCACGGGATACACGCGGGCTGATCAAGCTGGTGGCGGATCGCAAAACCGACAGGCTGCTCGGCGGCCAGATCATGGCCCCCGAAGGCTCGGATAGTATCCAGACGCTGGCCATGGCCCTGAAGTTCGGCATGACCACCAAGGCACTGGGCGAGACCCTCTTTCCCTATTTGACCACGGTAGAGGGGCTGAAACTGGCGGCGCAGACCTTTGATATGGATGTGGCCAAACTCAGCTGCTGCGCCGGGTAA
- the merF gene encoding mercury resistance system transport protein MerF, with the protein MNDKTMLRTGLIGSAIAMLCCLTPLLVVVVAGVGLSAIIGWLDYALFPLFFASLGITAQALWLRAGQPGSNPRRWIMVSVVGLSALLFLLQFHYAFRLSIGAILSVAFYGFWLSRSGTPRGSDRSKT; encoded by the coding sequence ATGAACGACAAGACCATGTTGCGAACCGGGTTGATCGGGAGCGCGATTGCCATGTTGTGCTGTCTTACCCCTCTATTGGTGGTGGTGGTGGCCGGGGTCGGCCTTTCGGCCATAATCGGTTGGCTGGATTACGCGCTGTTTCCGCTATTCTTTGCGTCGCTTGGCATCACCGCACAGGCCCTTTGGCTCCGGGCCGGACAACCAGGCAGCAACCCGCGTCGCTGGATCATGGTCTCGGTTGTCGGGCTGTCGGCGCTGCTGTTCTTGTTGCAGTTCCACTATGCGTTCCGTCTGTCCATCGGGGCGATTTTATCTGTCGCATTTTACGGGTTCTGGCTGTCGCGCAGTGGCACCCCCCGCGGATCTGACAGGAGCAAAACATGA
- a CDS encoding MerR family transcriptional regulator, which translates to MSDNHKTVKTVRRSDLARLTGCNLETIRYYENIGVMPEPPRNAKNYRCYDESHIARLSFVMRARDLGFTLEEVRDLLALVDGGMQTCAEVQALASRHLESIGAKIADLRRIQMVLSETVAQCSGEDVPDCAVIDALTQSDCKLHTA; encoded by the coding sequence ATGAGTGACAATCACAAGACAGTGAAGACCGTCCGGCGCTCGGATCTTGCCCGCCTGACCGGGTGCAACCTGGAAACCATACGGTATTACGAGAATATTGGGGTGATGCCTGAACCGCCGCGAAACGCCAAAAACTATCGCTGCTATGATGAAAGCCACATTGCCCGTCTGAGTTTCGTGATGCGGGCCCGTGATCTGGGTTTCACGCTCGAGGAAGTTCGCGATTTGTTGGCTCTGGTCGATGGCGGCATGCAGACCTGCGCCGAAGTCCAGGCCCTTGCGTCGCGCCACCTGGAGAGCATTGGCGCAAAAATTGCCGATCTGCGCCGCATTCAAATGGTGTTGTCAGAAACCGTCGCGCAATGTTCAGGAGAAGACGTGCCTGACTGCGCGGTGATTGACGCCCTGACACAGTCAGATTGCAAGTTGCACACCGCCTAA
- a CDS encoding mercuric transporter MerT family protein, translating to MSENISASDATNVIMKEGSARSDRIATAASLFGALAMTSCCILPLVLVSMGVGGLWIAQLTALYAYKWYMFSSASVFIGWGFWQAYRPAGGDCAGNACAHPVNKRVMKACLWAAVVVTLIAMIFPYITPYILSF from the coding sequence ATGTCAGAAAACATATCGGCAAGCGACGCAACAAATGTCATTATGAAGGAAGGGTCTGCCCGAAGCGACCGTATCGCCACGGCGGCCAGCCTGTTTGGCGCGCTGGCCATGACCTCCTGCTGCATTCTGCCCCTGGTTCTGGTCAGCATGGGTGTGGGCGGTCTGTGGATCGCGCAGTTGACGGCGCTTTACGCCTATAAATGGTACATGTTTTCCAGTGCCAGTGTCTTTATCGGTTGGGGCTTTTGGCAAGCCTATCGCCCCGCCGGTGGTGACTGCGCTGGCAATGCCTGCGCCCATCCGGTGAACAAGCGGGTCATGAAGGCCTGCCTGTGGGCTGCCGTGGTGGTGACTTTGATTGCCATGATTTTCCCCTACATCACCCCCTACATCCTGAGCTTTTGA
- the merB gene encoding organomercurial lyase has product MKNSIEAQSAANSLARIDWSAVSDTQVAEAIPQLLQDWRMRKRWDAISPNARDTHKEILRSYLRSAAPPKIASLEPAILEDLQSRDLIVVKNGQITSAYPFSTIATTHAVTVDAVTNSAVCAIDALGVAAMSALASRVQCQCPICNGKIDVSIRADGLTIQAAWPATARLWAGVVDIAGCAADTQCQTMLVFCSPKHLAVWRETQKPVVRGFDLSLSQAVQLGAAIFRPFLGVSDT; this is encoded by the coding sequence TTGAAGAATAGCATTGAAGCCCAAAGTGCCGCCAACTCCCTGGCAAGAATCGACTGGTCTGCCGTGAGTGACACTCAAGTTGCCGAGGCCATTCCGCAATTGTTGCAGGATTGGCGAATGCGAAAGCGCTGGGATGCAATAAGCCCCAATGCGCGTGATACTCATAAGGAGATCTTGAGATCTTACCTGAGATCTGCAGCGCCACCGAAAATTGCCAGCTTAGAGCCGGCAATACTTGAAGACCTGCAATCCAGAGACTTGATCGTTGTCAAAAATGGGCAGATCACGTCGGCCTATCCATTCTCGACCATAGCGACCACACATGCCGTTACCGTTGATGCAGTAACAAACAGTGCAGTCTGTGCAATTGATGCCTTGGGAGTCGCCGCCATGTCGGCACTGGCGTCGCGAGTTCAATGTCAGTGTCCCATTTGCAATGGTAAAATCGACGTGTCGATCCGCGCTGACGGGCTGACAATTCAAGCGGCATGGCCAGCAACGGCGCGGCTTTGGGCCGGGGTTGTGGACATTGCAGGCTGCGCCGCCGACACCCAGTGTCAAACCATGCTTGTTTTCTGCTCGCCCAAACATCTGGCCGTGTGGCGCGAGACACAAAAGCCGGTCGTACGCGGGTTTGACCTGTCTCTCTCTCAGGCTGTCCAGCTGGGAGCAGCTATCTTCCGGCCATTTCTGGGCGTGAGCGATACCTGA
- a CDS encoding heavy-metal-associated domain-containing protein — translation MKNLLIPTLMAACFAGGALAEQRQATIEVSELTCPSCPYIAAQAVSAVDLVVIVDGVYDDAAQSVVFELTYDTEITTLAEIASASEQFGYPGRVLQNPPES, via the coding sequence ATGAAAAATCTGCTTATTCCAACACTAATGGCCGCCTGCTTTGCCGGCGGTGCGCTGGCTGAACAGAGACAGGCAACGATTGAGGTTTCCGAACTGACCTGTCCCTCGTGCCCCTATATCGCGGCCCAGGCGGTATCGGCTGTCGACTTGGTGGTGATTGTCGATGGGGTTTACGACGATGCGGCACAGAGTGTGGTATTCGAGCTGACCTATGACACCGAGATAACCACATTGGCTGAAATCGCCAGTGCGTCAGAACAGTTCGGCTATCCGGGACGGGTTCTGCAAAACCCGCCCGAGTCTTGA
- a CDS encoding sugar phosphate isomerase/epimerase family protein → MKIGMCMFLWTTNIGLEHEALLCEIREAGFDGVEIPVFEGRPSDYAETGKMLDRIGLERTAVTAISDPQKNLISGDADARAAGVDYMRWAIMCSRAMGANKLSGPLHSTLGHFSGEGPTGDEFSRSIDAQRRIGDCAEAFEVTICLEALNRFECYFLNTMAALSAHIREIDHPRIRAMYDTFHANIEEADPIAAFTQNADLVEHIHISENDRGVPGRGNIPWDDTFAAIAQSGYDGWLTIESFGRGLPDLAAATKVWRDFAESPEAVYRNGYMHIRRGMAKAGLS, encoded by the coding sequence ATGAAGATCGGCATGTGCATGTTCCTCTGGACGACCAACATCGGTCTGGAGCACGAGGCTCTGCTTTGCGAGATCAGGGAGGCCGGGTTTGACGGGGTTGAAATTCCGGTGTTTGAGGGCCGACCGAGCGACTATGCTGAAACGGGTAAAATGCTTGACCGGATTGGCCTGGAACGCACCGCTGTGACAGCAATCAGCGACCCGCAAAAAAACCTGATATCCGGCGATGCAGATGCACGTGCTGCAGGTGTGGACTACATGCGTTGGGCGATTATGTGTTCACGGGCAATGGGCGCAAATAAACTGAGCGGGCCGCTGCATTCTACACTTGGACATTTTTCTGGAGAGGGACCCACAGGTGATGAATTCAGTCGCTCAATCGACGCGCAACGGCGCATAGGCGATTGCGCCGAAGCCTTTGAAGTCACGATTTGTCTGGAAGCGCTGAACCGGTTTGAGTGTTATTTTCTCAACACAATGGCGGCGCTTTCAGCCCATATTCGCGAGATTGATCACCCTAGAATTCGAGCGATGTATGATACGTTTCATGCGAACATTGAAGAAGCAGACCCAATTGCTGCCTTCACCCAGAACGCTGACTTGGTCGAACACATCCACATTTCAGAAAACGACCGTGGCGTGCCGGGACGCGGCAATATTCCGTGGGACGACACATTCGCTGCTATTGCTCAAAGCGGCTACGATGGCTGGCTGACCATCGAAAGTTTCGGAAGAGGCCTTCCCGACTTAGCAGCCGCCACCAAAGTCTGGCGCGATTTTGCTGAGAGCCCGGAGGCCGTTTACAGAAATGGCTACATGCATATTCGCCGTGGCATGGCCAAAGCAGGCCTGTCCTGA